The Nostoc flagelliforme CCNUN1 genome includes a region encoding these proteins:
- a CDS encoding DUF1392 domain-containing protein has protein sequence MTEQIVTLQKCWYLSPPWGRTIPPVEVNLLERVYLRTTRTFGYCCGIQWKHECWIYSIDCRNEILHATQNQIIGTGELEAINVQKPAFVLGETVMLCSHDKGTKQRLILGIGLVNNSWFYLVELVSPTLTQSRTISNRFSLVGEKSLVRVNL, from the coding sequence ATGACAGAACAAATTGTTACTCTCCAAAAATGCTGGTATCTCTCCCCTCCTTGGGGTCGAACAATTCCACCCGTTGAGGTCAATTTACTAGAGAGAGTATACCTCAGAACCACCAGAACATTTGGTTACTGCTGCGGTATTCAATGGAAACATGAATGTTGGATTTATTCAATTGACTGCCGTAATGAAATACTCCACGCTACACAAAACCAAATTATTGGGACGGGAGAATTAGAAGCCATCAACGTGCAAAAACCTGCCTTTGTTCTGGGCGAAACAGTGATGCTCTGTTCTCACGATAAGGGAACAAAACAACGGCTGATTTTGGGGATTGGGCTGGTGAATAATTCTTGGTTTTACCTTGTTGAATTGGTGTCGCCAACGTTAACTCAATCACGGACTATATCCAATCGTTTCTCACTAGTCGGTGAAAAAAGTTTGGTGCGAGTAAATCTTTAA
- a CDS encoding plasmid replication protein, CyRepA1 family, giving the protein MRIIESDSQAKHLQEWLSSGVDEEIVALNVRSLSSTTPYEYLLYSPKISRRNDGRLRDRDLKKYQHIELGGWWCNGVDPLNNYILMMWGCFKPDHPRRDRQKIHKFIKYEHPFREETRAFFLLVPNRIWVKVSLRCGIPITEFDLQHRGGFWHWVWRHNVPVTIVEGVKKAGALLTAGYAAIAIPGVNAGYRTPTDEYGTANGKPYLIPELKHFATLDRQVNICFDQDSKPETVQRVRTAISRMGRLLVNEGCSLRVIDLPLGAEKGVDDFIVAKGQSAFDALYNTAVALELWEIKLFTLLTYPSAIALNQRFLGQLLVPEGEKLIILKAPKGTGKTEWLATEVAKAHDQERRVLIITHRIQLGEALCNRFGVNYVTEVRTSGTGTLLGYGVCVDSLHQESQARFNPNDWANDVIIIDECDQVFWHLLNSGTEVQKRRVSVLKNLKQLVQNVLGSSQGKIYLSSADVSDTDVKYVLSLAGEYRVNPFVIVNNYRHVAGNCYNYSGSNPKNLIAALDKAIAFGGHHLLCCSAQKAKSKWGTQALEERFRRKFPHLRILRIDSESVADPSHAAFGCIAHLNEILTQYDLVIASPSLETGVSIDIRGHFDGVWGIFQGVQPVNSVRQMLARVRETVDRHIWVREWGMGVVGNGSTSIGGLLRSQHVATQANIALLSAADNDDYSYVEQNFQPESLQTWGKRGSVINVEMRRYRESVLTGLAEDGYTIIDASDADDDDSGAVIESVKAASEQLYTAECEAIANSDELSGAELKKLQDKRAKTKTERHQQRKAELSRRYEIDVTPELVEKDDDGWYPQLRMHYYLTLGREFLTNRDAKRAKAQLEAGQNSIWKPDFNKGQMLPAVLLLEEVNLLQLLTPGEQLRSSDEAMQEFKALALKHRHVLKNYLNVSISEKLTPIAIAQKLLGKIDLKLDYVGRLGKRENRECVYQFVPVDDQRDSIFGQWLNRDEVFLSESVSVSNNISTTTLLTDTTSLSISHNTEVVSFPIRNSLFRPFAINNTPRMNALALNIDTTCFVSFHN; this is encoded by the coding sequence ATGCGTATAATCGAGTCTGATTCTCAAGCCAAGCACCTACAAGAATGGCTCAGTAGCGGGGTTGACGAAGAAATCGTTGCTCTGAATGTGCGATCGCTCTCCAGCACAACACCCTACGAATATCTGCTCTACAGTCCCAAAATCTCCCGTCGGAATGATGGACGATTGCGCGATCGCGATTTGAAGAAATATCAGCACATTGAGTTAGGCGGTTGGTGGTGCAATGGCGTTGACCCCCTCAACAACTACATCCTGATGATGTGGGGTTGTTTTAAACCCGACCACCCCAGACGTGACCGCCAGAAGATCCACAAATTCATCAAGTACGAACACCCATTCAGAGAAGAGACACGCGCTTTCTTCCTCCTAGTACCGAATCGCATTTGGGTGAAAGTTTCCCTACGTTGCGGTATCCCCATTACAGAATTTGACTTGCAGCACAGGGGCGGTTTCTGGCATTGGGTTTGGCGGCACAACGTACCAGTGACAATCGTGGAAGGTGTCAAGAAAGCGGGAGCGTTACTGACAGCCGGCTATGCAGCGATCGCTATCCCCGGAGTAAACGCTGGATACCGTACACCCACTGATGAGTACGGTACAGCTAATGGCAAACCATACCTCATCCCAGAGTTGAAACATTTTGCTACACTTGACAGACAGGTTAATATCTGCTTCGACCAAGATAGTAAACCAGAGACAGTTCAACGGGTGAGAACCGCAATTAGTCGCATGGGACGGCTGCTGGTAAACGAGGGCTGTTCGCTGCGGGTGATTGATTTACCGTTAGGGGCAGAAAAAGGGGTTGATGATTTTATCGTTGCCAAAGGCCAGTCGGCATTTGATGCACTCTACAATACGGCTGTTGCATTGGAGTTGTGGGAAATCAAGCTGTTCACTCTGCTGACTTACCCAAGTGCGATCGCACTCAACCAAAGATTCCTCGGACAGCTTCTCGTCCCCGAAGGTGAAAAGCTGATTATCCTCAAGGCTCCCAAAGGTACTGGCAAAACCGAATGGCTGGCAACTGAGGTGGCAAAAGCACACGACCAAGAGAGACGGGTATTAATTATCACCCATCGCATTCAACTAGGTGAGGCGTTGTGTAATCGCTTTGGCGTTAACTATGTTACCGAAGTCCGCACTTCGGGAACAGGTACATTGTTGGGATATGGGGTGTGTGTTGATTCACTGCATCAGGAAAGTCAGGCGCGATTCAACCCCAATGACTGGGCGAATGATGTCATAATTATTGATGAATGTGACCAAGTATTCTGGCATTTACTTAACTCTGGTACTGAAGTGCAGAAGCGTCGGGTATCTGTTCTCAAAAACCTCAAGCAGTTAGTACAGAATGTTTTAGGCAGCAGTCAGGGAAAGATTTACTTGTCCAGTGCCGATGTTTCCGACACAGATGTAAAGTATGTTTTATCACTTGCTGGAGAATATCGGGTTAATCCCTTCGTTATCGTCAACAACTATCGGCACGTAGCTGGCAACTGTTACAACTACTCTGGCAGTAACCCGAAGAATTTGATTGCGGCACTGGACAAGGCGATAGCTTTTGGTGGGCATCATTTACTATGTTGCTCTGCTCAAAAGGCTAAGTCTAAGTGGGGGACGCAAGCTTTGGAAGAACGGTTTCGCCGCAAATTTCCACACCTACGGATTCTGCGAATTGACAGCGAATCTGTTGCTGATCCATCTCATGCAGCGTTTGGTTGTATCGCTCACCTGAACGAAATTCTCACCCAGTATGATTTGGTTATCGCCTCCCCAAGTTTAGAAACTGGAGTCAGCATCGACATTCGAGGACATTTTGATGGTGTATGGGGAATTTTTCAGGGAGTGCAGCCGGTTAACTCTGTGCGGCAGATGTTGGCAAGGGTTAGGGAAACTGTTGACCGTCATATCTGGGTCAGAGAATGGGGGATGGGCGTTGTGGGCAATGGCTCTACATCCATTGGAGGATTGCTCAGAAGTCAACACGTTGCCACACAAGCTAACATTGCGCTGTTGTCGGCGGCGGACAATGATGACTACAGCTATGTTGAGCAGAATTTTCAACCGGAGTCATTGCAGACTTGGGGTAAACGTGGTTCTGTCATCAACGTAGAAATGCGGCGCTATCGAGAATCGGTGCTTACGGGTTTGGCCGAAGATGGGTACACCATTATTGATGCCTCGGATGCCGATGATGATGATAGTGGGGCAGTAATCGAGTCGGTTAAAGCGGCAAGTGAGCAATTGTATACTGCGGAGTGTGAAGCGATCGCTAATTCTGATGAACTCTCTGGGGCTGAACTCAAAAAGCTGCAAGATAAACGGGCGAAAACGAAAACCGAACGACATCAGCAGCGTAAGGCGGAATTGTCTCGCCGCTACGAAATTGACGTAACCCCTGAGCTTGTCGAGAAAGATGACGATGGCTGGTATCCTCAACTGCGGATGCACTATTATTTGACGCTGGGGCGAGAGTTTCTGACGAATCGTGATGCGAAACGGGCAAAAGCGCAATTAGAGGCTGGGCAGAATTCGATTTGGAAACCAGATTTTAACAAGGGGCAGATGTTGCCTGCTGTACTGTTGTTAGAAGAAGTGAATTTGTTGCAGTTGCTCACGCCTGGGGAGCAGTTGCGTTCTTCTGACGAGGCAATGCAGGAATTTAAAGCACTGGCCCTAAAGCATAGGCACGTTCTCAAGAATTACTTGAATGTCAGCATATCGGAGAAACTGACTCCGATAGCGATCGCACAGAAACTACTTGGCAAAATTGATTTGAAATTGGATTACGTTGGTCGGTTGGGTAAGCGTGAAAATCGGGAGTGCGTTTATCAATTCGTGCCTGTTGATGATCAGCGTGATTCGATTTTTGGGCAGTGGTTAAATCGGGATGAAGTGTTTCTTAGTGAGTCGGTGTCAGTCAGTAACAATATAAGTACAACTACACTCCTCACTGACACAACATCACTGTCCATATCCCACAATACTGAAGTGGTGTCATTTCCAATTCGCAATTCGCTTTTTCGCCCATTCGCAATTAATAATACCCCACGCATGAATGCGCTTGCTCTGAATATTGATACTACGTGTTTTGTTTCTTTTCATAATTGA
- a CDS encoding calcium-binding protein — protein sequence MKTFKGTSGSDYLIGTEKNNIIYGYEGDDALIGGSGNDKLVGGGGNDILTGGEGQDTFELYSSGNGIDTITDYSANDILIVDDPPIDVFLNRSSGNGRSNRYSNSSLPKSGIVGIDNPTLTVSVGFEFIRSGYLTYNPNTGALFYLLEQFERQLAWLPTNLDINIIRS from the coding sequence ATGAAAACTTTTAAAGGCACCTCTGGAAGCGACTATCTAATTGGGACTGAAAAAAATAACATAATATATGGTTATGAAGGCGATGACGCTTTAATAGGTGGCTCAGGGAATGACAAATTAGTAGGAGGAGGCGGTAATGACATTCTTACTGGCGGTGAGGGTCAAGATACTTTTGAACTGTATTCCTCAGGTAACGGCATTGACACAATTACAGACTACTCAGCTAATGACATACTTATAGTTGATGACCCTCCTATTGACGTTTTTCTGAATAGATCTTCTGGCAATGGGCGCTCTAATAGATATAGTAATAGTTCATTACCTAAAAGTGGCATAGTAGGAATAGATAATCCTACCCTTACTGTGAGTGTGGGGTTCGAATTCATAAGGTCGGGTTATTTAACTTATAACCCAAACACTGGAGCTTTGTTTTATCTTCTTGAGCAATTTGAGCGGCAATTAGCTTGGCTACCTACTAACCTTGATATTAATATAATTCGTTCCTAG
- a CDS encoding two-partner secretion domain-containing protein, with protein MDLRSWFSCGCHLGLSSLLIIGTQGSDHTFAQVSADPSLGTKVESTDSTNYQIRGGTDVGGKNLFHSFNRFDIPDGGSASFINNPEIVNIFSRVTGGNPSVIQGLIRAQGNANLFLISPSGIIFGENAKLNIGGSFIGTTASAIRFPGSGEFSITSPVSPLNPLLRVNPSAFLFNQNPSQPIKSIQVVNQAILSVPESQSLVLLGGDVNLEGATLVAPDGRVELGGLAVLGTVGLNIDNNNFRLSFPDGVAQADVSLAEATRVTASGKGGGSIQVQGRRITFINDSKIAVNTRSKSGGTLAMKASESIELGGASSLSTQTQASGTAGELKIETGRLIIQDGSQVSASTSKESTGQGGMLSVTADFIQIVGTSPQGFSSSLFSVTQGTGNAGELKIDTGQLIVEDGGQVSASTRNQGRGGKLSITARDSIKLIGTKGVSRSGLFVGTEASGDAGNLEIETGQLIVQDRARISASTSSESTGQGGSIIVKTGELNVLNDADITVSSQGTKKAGDLEITARSIKLDNQAKLIAQANSGDGGNITLNLQDFLLLRRNSEISTSAGTEGAGGNGGNITINVPNGFIVSVPRENSDITANAFSGSGGRVTINAVNIFGIAPLSREDLQRLSSELDPRQVPTSDITANSQKNPSLSGTIQLNLIDIDPNSGLVELPTVAVETEVAQVCDSPGYAQSSFIITGSGGLPPNPTKDVLPNGTVEVGWVSLKPSSERSNPPITTRAVTTTPERIVEASGWAVNKKGEVVLTANVPAGDRGSWQKDVACSATHAHQ; from the coding sequence GTGGATTTAAGAAGCTGGTTTAGTTGCGGTTGTCACTTAGGGTTGTCTAGCTTGCTGATTATAGGGACGCAAGGCAGCGATCACACCTTTGCTCAGGTCAGTGCCGATCCATCCTTAGGAACTAAAGTGGAGTCAACCGACAGCACAAACTATCAGATTAGAGGCGGCACAGATGTTGGAGGGAAAAATTTGTTCCACAGTTTCAATCGTTTTGATATTCCTGATGGAGGAAGCGCCAGTTTTATCAATAACCCAGAGATAGTCAACATTTTTTCACGAGTTACAGGGGGAAATCCATCAGTTATTCAAGGATTAATTCGCGCCCAAGGTAATGCAAACTTATTTTTAATAAGTCCTAGTGGCATCATATTTGGAGAGAATGCCAAATTAAATATTGGCGGTTCATTTATCGGGACAACAGCTAGTGCGATCCGATTTCCAGGTAGTGGAGAATTTTCTATAACTTCACCCGTAAGTCCGCTTAACCCGTTGCTGAGAGTGAATCCTTCTGCGTTTCTATTCAATCAAAATCCATCCCAGCCTATTAAGTCCATTCAAGTTGTCAATCAAGCAATTCTATCCGTTCCTGAGAGTCAGAGTTTGGTGCTATTGGGAGGTGACGTGAATTTAGAAGGAGCGACACTAGTTGCTCCAGATGGTCGAGTCGAATTAGGAGGATTGGCTGTATTAGGAACGGTAGGGTTGAACATTGATAACAACAATTTCCGCTTAAGTTTTCCTGATGGTGTAGCGCAAGCAGATGTATCTCTTGCCGAAGCAACTAGAGTAACTGCTAGTGGTAAAGGCGGTGGTAGCATCCAAGTACAAGGCAGACGCATAACGTTCATTAATGATTCAAAGATTGCGGTTAATACCCGATCAAAATCGGGAGGAACATTAGCGATGAAGGCATCAGAGTCGATAGAACTTGGGGGAGCAAGCAGTCTGTCAACTCAGACACAAGCATCTGGAACAGCTGGAGAATTGAAAATTGAAACTGGGCGGTTGATTATTCAAGATGGCTCACAAGTTTCAGCTTCCACATCTAAAGAATCTACTGGGCAGGGGGGAATGTTGTCTGTGACTGCGGACTTTATCCAGATCGTTGGAACATCGCCACAAGGTTTTTCCAGCAGCTTGTTTTCTGTAACACAAGGCACTGGAAATGCTGGAGAATTGAAGATTGACACTGGGCAGTTGATTGTTGAAGATGGAGGGCAGGTTTCAGCTTCCACTCGGAATCAGGGAAGGGGAGGAAAGTTGTCCATAACTGCAAGAGACTCTATCAAACTCATAGGAACAAAAGGTGTAAGTAGAAGCGGCTTATTTGTTGGGACTGAAGCTAGTGGAGATGCCGGAAACTTAGAGATAGAAACTGGGCAATTAATTGTTCAGGATAGAGCAAGAATTTCAGCTTCCACTTCTAGTGAGTCTACTGGACAGGGGGGAAGCATCATAGTTAAGACTGGAGAATTAAATGTTTTAAATGATGCTGATATAACTGTGAGTAGTCAAGGCACGAAAAAGGCTGGTGATTTGGAAATCACTGCTCGTTCTATAAAATTAGATAACCAAGCCAAGCTGATTGCTCAAGCTAACTCTGGTGATGGTGGTAACATTACGCTGAACCTGCAAGATTTTTTATTACTACGCCGCAACAGTGAAATTTCTACTTCCGCAGGCACTGAAGGGGCTGGTGGAAACGGTGGCAATATTACAATCAACGTACCTAATGGCTTCATTGTTAGCGTTCCAAGGGAAAATAGCGATATCACTGCTAATGCATTTAGTGGTAGTGGTGGAAGAGTCACAATCAACGCTGTTAATATTTTTGGAATCGCCCCCCTAAGCCGAGAAGACCTCCAGCGCTTGAGTTCTGAGTTAGACCCACGTCAAGTTCCCACAAGTGACATCACAGCAAATTCGCAAAAAAATCCAAGTCTTAGCGGCACAATACAACTTAACCTTATTGATATAGATCCCAACAGTGGCTTAGTTGAGCTACCCACGGTAGCCGTAGAAACTGAAGTAGCGCAAGTCTGCGATAGTCCAGGTTATGCTCAAAGCAGCTTTATCATTACTGGAAGCGGCGGTTTACCTCCTAATCCCACCAAGGATGTTCTCCCAAACGGCACAGTAGAAGTAGGTTGGGTATCACTCAAGCCTAGCAGTGAGCGCAGCAATCCACCTATTACTACTAGGGCAGTTACCACCACACCAGAACGTATTGTAGAAGCAAGTGGATGGGCGGTAAACAAAAAGGGAGAGGTAGTACTTACAGCTAATGTACCTGCTGGCGATCGCGGTTCGTGGCAGAAAGATGTAGCTTGCAGTGCAACTCATGCTCATCAGTAA
- a CDS encoding four helix bundle protein — MSQQKDITDRTFNFAVRIVNLCKVLDERPGVGRVLYKQLIRSGTSIGANVEESQSAQSKADFVHKLEIALKEARETRYWLRIMISTQIIEPSKLSSLLTESEELIKIIASIIVKTKQNNPK, encoded by the coding sequence ATGAGTCAACAAAAAGATATTACAGATAGAACATTCAACTTTGCCGTTAGAATAGTCAACTTATGCAAAGTATTAGATGAAAGACCAGGAGTAGGGCGAGTTTTATATAAACAGCTAATTAGGTCTGGAACTTCTATAGGTGCAAATGTTGAAGAATCTCAATCTGCTCAAAGCAAAGCTGACTTTGTGCATAAACTAGAAATTGCTCTTAAAGAAGCCAGAGAAACAAGATATTGGCTGAGAATCATGATAAGTACCCAAATCATAGAACCATCAAAATTGTCGTCTTTGCTAACTGAAAGCGAAGAACTCATCAAAATAATCGCATCAATAATAGTCAAAACCAAGCAAAACAATCCTAAATAA
- a CDS encoding ParB/RepB/Spo0J family partition protein, which yields MVLPKIANKFSVAIQKTEQEQKISELQVEIEKLRAAQSPDLEKELKNLREQLQNQSGETEIDLALIDPNPHQPRQTITPELIQAKARLLKKHGQISAVILVPQGNGRHTLLDGQLRTEGAKLLGWSTIRAVIVPMPKDLDQSALLTFLGFEDLNPLDKAEAVFKEVMKSVNLSMDEVSTMLGTVIKRIERDGNSKELAKLMAVSVDEQQQGLELLEITGKEQSLLLVLLELGLNPSSVKANLMPMLYLPQDLKQAIRQHGLKGAHALALATLSAKALDISENQVASERIAATDEVLKKNLTVTETRELVRKIKIKYLKSNELTLKEVKIIFQKVNGISGDLLKRASSKELQEMRSLFQQKLQEIDEVIATSK from the coding sequence GTGGTATTGCCTAAAATTGCTAATAAATTCAGCGTTGCAATTCAAAAAACAGAGCAAGAGCAAAAAATTTCTGAACTTCAGGTAGAAATAGAAAAACTGAGAGCCGCGCAATCTCCAGATTTAGAAAAGGAATTAAAAAATCTCCGAGAACAGCTTCAAAATCAATCAGGAGAAACAGAAATTGATTTAGCTCTAATCGATCCTAATCCTCATCAACCTCGGCAAACAATTACACCAGAACTGATACAAGCAAAAGCACGGTTATTAAAAAAACATGGGCAGATATCAGCAGTAATTCTTGTACCACAGGGCAATGGTCGTCATACCTTACTAGATGGTCAACTCCGTACTGAAGGAGCTAAATTACTAGGCTGGTCAACTATTCGTGCAGTAATAGTGCCAATGCCTAAGGACTTAGATCAATCTGCATTACTAACTTTTCTTGGCTTTGAAGACTTGAATCCTTTAGATAAAGCAGAGGCAGTATTTAAAGAAGTAATGAAGTCCGTTAATTTGTCAATGGATGAAGTTTCCACAATGTTGGGAACGGTGATTAAAAGAATAGAGAGAGATGGAAATAGTAAAGAGCTAGCAAAATTGATGGCAGTTAGCGTCGATGAACAGCAACAGGGCTTAGAACTACTGGAAATTACAGGTAAAGAACAGAGTCTACTACTAGTGCTGCTAGAGTTGGGGTTAAATCCTAGTTCTGTGAAAGCTAATCTAATGCCGATGCTTTATCTGCCTCAAGATTTAAAACAGGCAATCAGGCAGCACGGACTCAAAGGCGCTCATGCTTTAGCATTGGCAACTCTATCTGCGAAGGCATTAGACATATCCGAAAATCAAGTAGCATCCGAACGGATTGCAGCAACAGATGAAGTTTTAAAGAAAAATCTCACAGTAACAGAAACTCGTGAACTGGTTAGAAAAATTAAGATCAAGTATTTAAAGTCAAATGAACTCACGTTAAAAGAGGTAAAAATAATATTTCAAAAAGTTAATGGAATTTCTGGAGATTTGCTTAAAAGAGCTAGTAGTAAAGAGCTTCAAGAAATGCGCTCTCTTTTTCAGCAGAAATTACAAGAAATTGACGAAGTTATTGCTACAAGTAAGTAA
- a CDS encoding ParA family protein: protein MKQIVLSLIANAGGVGKTTLSVHIAYEMGRRGFSVAIIDLDPQRSLDVFCGLSAAEVSSTLVKVLSKDFHGEWDLVSVWESSKIQVCQGHPLLAEMANELVIRKRGEYALSDRLKNYPLPHHLIILDCPATLGMLNVNALAASTHVLVPVQLEMKAISGSAELVEWCISTGDELQLSPRPPILGFVPSMYDDTVAMHRQYLEQLPEIAEHLHLKLYPKVRNSNEFKNASAHGLPLQKYRPKHPASKDFKQITDDLVALIKEKK, encoded by the coding sequence ATGAAGCAGATAGTTCTCTCGCTTATAGCTAACGCAGGTGGAGTAGGCAAAACGACACTTAGCGTACACATTGCATATGAAATGGGTCGGCGTGGCTTTTCGGTGGCAATAATTGACTTAGATCCACAACGGTCTTTGGATGTATTTTGTGGATTGTCAGCTGCTGAAGTATCAAGTACTTTAGTCAAAGTTCTATCAAAAGATTTTCATGGTGAATGGGATTTAGTTTCAGTTTGGGAATCATCAAAAATTCAAGTTTGTCAAGGACATCCGCTATTGGCTGAAATGGCAAATGAATTAGTAATCCGGAAACGAGGGGAGTACGCACTCAGCGATCGCTTAAAAAATTACCCTTTACCTCACCACCTAATAATTTTGGATTGTCCTGCTACTTTGGGAATGTTAAATGTTAATGCTCTAGCAGCCTCAACCCATGTACTAGTCCCAGTGCAATTGGAAATGAAAGCGATTTCGGGTTCAGCAGAACTAGTAGAATGGTGCATTTCAACAGGTGATGAGTTACAGTTATCACCTCGTCCACCAATTTTGGGATTTGTGCCAAGTATGTATGATGATACGGTGGCAATGCACAGGCAATATTTAGAGCAACTACCAGAGATTGCCGAGCATTTACATTTGAAGCTTTATCCGAAAGTTCGCAACTCAAATGAATTCAAAAATGCTAGTGCCCACGGCTTACCTTTACAAAAATATCGTCCAAAACATCCTGCTTCTAAGGATTTTAAGCAAATTACAGATGATTTAGTAGCTTTAATTAAGGAGAAGAAATAA
- a CDS encoding IS701 family transposase, producing the protein MDTYTLFLLAESKYPGCTRLAEIMEDLSHDSVNRFLLRERYEPKDLFNEVKGYINLIDGTLSGDDTVIDKPHSNPKLTELLGYIYSGRHHRIVKVIQLITLYYTDLSGKSVPVNYRIYNKQEGQTKNDYFREMITEVLEWGLKPKAITTDAWYSSLKNLKFFKNKELEFLTGIAKNRLCSVDGKNYTQVQNLEIPDNGKMRASKKVWTSESISEKFQNEIPRYYIMYVPDKDALFLITLAKFQELHSIHWGIE; encoded by the coding sequence TTGGATACTTACACATTGTTTCTGCTGGCAGAATCAAAATATCCAGGCTGCACACGTTTGGCAGAAATTATGGAAGATTTATCTCATGATAGTGTCAATAGATTTTTGCTACGTGAGCGGTATGAACCCAAGGATTTATTTAATGAAGTTAAAGGGTATATCAATTTAATAGATGGCACATTAAGTGGAGATGATACGGTAATTGACAAGCCTCATAGTAACCCAAAATTAACAGAATTACTTGGTTATATCTATTCCGGAAGACATCATCGTATAGTTAAAGTAATTCAGCTAATTACCTTGTATTACACGGATTTATCAGGTAAGTCTGTACCTGTAAATTATCGCATTTACAACAAACAGGAAGGACAGACCAAAAATGATTATTTCCGAGAAATGATTACTGAGGTTTTGGAGTGGGGTTTGAAGCCAAAGGCAATAACTACTGACGCTTGGTATTCCAGTCTAAAAAACCTAAAATTCTTTAAAAACAAGGAATTAGAGTTTTTAACTGGGATAGCCAAGAATCGCTTATGTTCAGTTGATGGTAAAAATTATACCCAAGTCCAAAATCTAGAAATTCCAGATAACGGTAAAATGCGTGCATCTAAAAAAGTTTGGACAAGTGAAAGTATTTCGGAGAAATTTCAAAACGAAATCCCCAGATATTACATCATGTATGTGCCTGACAAAGATGCGCTATTTTTAATTACTCTCGCCAAATTTCAGGAGTTACATTCGATTCATTGGGGGATTGAATGA
- a CDS encoding alpha-ketoglutarate-dependent dioxygenase AlkB family protein — protein sequence MQQLNLFQESTPVLPLTYYPDFLSQELANELYQHCLKLEWQQNQIRIAGKTMPVPRLECIYGDAGCDYLYSNSVFLKPLTWTDNLPKRDSITALTGYKFRIVIGNQYRSGQDSIGWHSDNEPSMGYEPAMPAAGYAYASLSLGGVRKFQIKPRDGKPTDFWLEHGSLLVMHPGCQSTHLHQVPKTKKVVSNRINLTFRPHTGGGG from the coding sequence ATGCAACAACTCAATTTGTTTCAGGAATCAACCCCAGTTTTACCTCTCACCTATTATCCCGATTTCTTAAGTCAGGAACTTGCAAACGAACTCTATCAACACTGTTTGAAACTGGAATGGCAGCAGAATCAAATCAGGATCGCGGGTAAAACAATGCCCGTCCCCCGTCTTGAGTGCATTTATGGTGATGCCGGATGTGATTATCTTTACTCCAACAGCGTGTTCTTAAAACCCCTTACTTGGACAGACAATCTGCCTAAGCGGGACTCTATCACTGCGCTGACTGGTTACAAATTCCGTATCGTCATCGGCAATCAATATCGCAGTGGACAGGACAGCATCGGCTGGCACTCCGACAATGAACCATCAATGGGATATGAGCCAGCGATGCCTGCGGCGGGCTACGCCTACGCTTCCCTGAGCCTCGGTGGTGTTCGCAAATTCCAAATCAAACCGAGAGATGGCAAACCAACGGATTTCTGGCTGGAACACGGGAGCTTGCTTGTCATGCACCCTGGCTGTCAGTCCACTCATCTGCACCAAGTCCCCAAAACCAAGAAAGTGGTTAGCAACCGTATTAATTTGACCTTCCGACCACACACAGGAGGCGGGGGATAA